From the Nerophis ophidion isolate RoL-2023_Sa linkage group LG18, RoL_Noph_v1.0, whole genome shotgun sequence genome, one window contains:
- the med29 gene encoding mediator of RNA polymerase II transcription subunit 29: MASQQHQPVGSSCQSASLQQQQQLQLSQQQDFDPVHRFKMLIPQLKESLQNLMKIASLNLAHNTTIDNGVKSSDATVPRFDKSLEEFYALCDQLELCLRLAYECLSQSIDSAKHSPNLVPTATKPDTVQTESMSYGQYLGMIKSQISCAKDIHNALLECSKKIAGKGQPPGIM, encoded by the exons ATGGCTTCCCAGCAGCACCAGCCAGTCGGCTCCAGCTGCCAGTCTGCGTctttacaacaacaacagcagctcCAGTTGAGTCAACAGCAAGACTTCGATCCAGTTCACAGATTTAAAATGCTCATTCCTCAGCTGAAAGAAAGCCTGCAG AACTTGATGAAGATTGCGTCCCTCAATTTAGCTCACAACACAACAATAGATAATGGAGT TAAAAGTAGCGACGCCACTGTTCCGAGGTTTGACAAAAGCCTGGAGGAATTTTATGCTCTTTGCGACCAACTGGAGCTGTGTTTG CGGCTGGCGTACGAGTGCCTCTCCCAGAGCATCGACAGCGCCAAGCATTCGCCCAACCTGGTCCCGACTGCCACCAAACCGGACACGGTGCAGACCGAGTCCATGTCTTACGGCCAGTACCTCGGCATGATCAAGTCCCAGATCTCGTGTGCCAAGGACATCCACAACGCTCTGCTGGAGTGTTCCAAAAAGATTGCGGGCAAAGGACAACCTCCGGGAATCATGTAG